ATAGCTATTAATTCTTGGTGAGGCTAAGGTTGAATGATTTCACCTTTTTCGAAAATATTACAGGTGAGCACGAGACACGGAGCAAAATTGGACATGCCGATCCACGTGGCCACATCTGATTTCATCGGTAATATATTACTCTTAAGCAATTATTCTGAAAAGTTGCGGTCATTATTTACAGCCCGCTTATGCTTGCAGTGAATCAGTAGCCTTTACTCTAGCGGTTCTTTTTACATTCTACAAATGTCGCTCTTAGCAGCGTAAGAACTCGTGAATATTAACATATCACTTACTAGCTAGTTAAACTGAGTTTAATGGAGTAAAAGTACCTAAGTCAAGGATTCGCCAAGCACAACATACTATTTATCCTTAGTATACGCTTTTCACTCATAAATATTCTTAATCCTTAATCAGGACTTTCTGCCCTTATATTGTCTCTTTAAGACAGGGATTTTGTTAGACACCCTAACAATACACTTCGCCGGCACCGGCTGCTTGAGACATGTGAAGAGCTTTTAAGGTTTCAAACACATTATCAGGCTCTTATTCCACTACCGTTTAATCTTCACCTTACATTCAGTTTCGGAATTTACGCCAAAATCTACCGTATTCGACATTTTTTAGCAAACATGTCTTGATGAAAAAAGTTAGGCAGAGTTTAACCACGGGGATGCCCAATGGTCGAGCAATACCTATGGCAAGGCTAGACATGGTTATTAATTGTTGATCGATTTGCTAAACAAGCGTTGCTGTTTTGTAGCCCACTCATTGACACTCAATTGACAATAAATGACGAGGGCGAAATTTGCAGGCCGCCATAGTGTCCGGCACGCTGAATTACGGCTGGACATAAATTTTGCTCCAAATCGACctaggtcaaatttcggggttaGCCCAGGCTAAATATCTGGAAATGACCTGGGCCAAATTAGGAGCTCGACGacttcccgagttcgaacccggctgcaGTGGCCGCGTTTCGCTGGAGGCAAAATGGAAAAGGTGCCcgcgtgctctgcgatgtcactaCGGGGTAAATATCTccgcgtggtcgaaattactccggtaccgtccagcaggcccgcgaggcggcGAAGACGCAAGATCTCGATGTCCCCCCGTGGGAGACCTAGACCCGGTTGCGGTAAACCCTGCCGGACACTCAATAAAGTTATTAACTGACTCCTCCACTTCAACacttccttcctcctttcttctttctctcccgtCTTTAACCCCTCCCTtacgcgcagttcgggtgtccactgagatgtgagacagatgctgctcCATTTACTTTGCTCAAAGAAACAAATTTCactttcaactttttttctcagGCTGGCATGGCCAATTACGGTTAACGTCGAATTTGTCTTAATTggtcaaggtcaaatttcggagaTGGCCAAGGCCAAATTTCGAGGTCCCCATCGTGTCGGGCATGGTCAGTGGtagttggacatcgattttggccaAAATCGGCAAAGGTCAATTTTCGGTGGTGTCCAGGGCCGCATTTTTTAAAATGACCCGAGCCAAATTtagaggtcgccatcgtgtcgcgCACGAGCAATTATGATTGGACATCTGACGTTTAATAGAAAGCTTTTACTAAGCATATCTGCAAGGTCGCATCAAGGACAAATGTGTGCGCATCTTGGTGATCCACTTTTGCATATAGTAGAGCTATCGCTCCAAAACATTCTGACCGTACAAGAATGTttagcttgcaagcaacaaaaaaatttcaatgaCAAGTGTAACTTGTCGAAATTTCGAAAACACTTTAGCAAAGCTGTAGTCTTTGTTAGCAGGCAGAAATAATACACGGCCATTGCATATATGGAATGTTGCCACGCGCACTCGGGAGTGGTACGCCGCTTTAATGAGAGCTTCCACTCTCTACCTTAGGTATACGAAAATATTAAAGAATGATCACCGTTAAGAACCCGCACCGTACACACGTAAAGATGTGGCCAAAATGTAATGAAGCATGGTTCGGCATATGATATTTTCTCACGCGTTCCTTAAAAATATCATGGTTTAATGGGCTCATGCCTGAGCGCATCAGCCGAATGTGGTACAAAATGCGTAAAGTTCTCCCCAGAATGCTTTAGGTAAGGCGTAACAAGCGTTTAATGGCCGAAGTGGGGTCTGTATTATTTTTGCAGGGACTACACTTCATGGCGATGACCATTCGATTAGACTTTTATAACGGCAACAATTGCTCATTGAGCAACCCTTGCAGAAAGTCAGGAGGGCTCCAAAAGGCGGCTTGGAATTAGTGCACCGATATAAATTTCCGCATAGTGAGTACGCGCTATGAATGACAATATAAACTTCGAGTGAGTTTTAACCACAAAACATTACATGATCTAGAAATTATTAgcgcaagatttttttttacatgtattaTGCACAGGCGGAGGTCTGAAAGCCAGGGCCTGTAAGGGCAGCTGCTCTTGAAAAAATCACAGAATTGGTAAAAGagagacagcaaaaaaaaaaaaagcttcaagtGCAGCATAAAAATGTTTAGAATATATAAACGCACAAGATAAAGGATACTATCAGCGGAACACGCTTTCTATAAGTGTAGTAAAAATACTCTAAAGGACTAATAAGCACCGAAGAAAATATACAGAAAGAATGAACCAAGATATTTAGCAAGATATTTAGCAAGATATTTTCTGAACCAAGATATTTAGCTGGATTGAATACACAAAAACGTATCAAAGAGTGAATGACAGCTGACTGAACACAGTGAATGCTAATTAATTACAAACATATGCGGCACAATAATTAGCCACCTGTTGACTGTAATTTTGGGCCTTGGTAGTTTAGTTTTTCAAATGCTTTTAGCAGCGCAGCAGGTTTAGCTACTATAACTTTGTGCCTCTATATTTCGGAAGACGTTCTTTTTTGGAGTATCCTATCTGTGCGTTTGGAAGCCAATACTTCTTTCGTATATATGGACTGATTTCTATGTCAGGTAGCGCACTCTACTCTGAATAAACGGCTGGGTAATAAATAATCTGTCACGCATTTTTGCAGACCCTCCTACGAACCTCATTGCATCTGTGTTCTGCAACAATACATTGGCTGCCTCGTGGGAGTATGGTGTGGAGAAGTTATTGAATATCGACGGATTTTGTGTAACCCTCTGCCACAAGGATGGATCCAACTGCTTGAACTCGACGATTCGAGTCCCGTACATCGGCTTAACCTATCAAATTCTGGAATACAGTACAAGTTATCAAGCAAAAGTATTTGCGTTTTTCGACAACGGTTTCTTCAAAACGTACAGCAAACCAGCTCAAGTGGCCTTTACGGCATACCCTAAGAGTGAGTACAATAGAGGATACTAACGCTACAGATGACACAAAAGTAGCAATTTAGCTGTCATCCGGAGACAGCTTAATTGGGCTATGTTGAGCTGCTGTCCAGTTTTCACTGCACTTAGCTTCGTGCTTGTTACCAGGTGAACTTTGAAATCAAAGTGCTTCGTCCTTTTTTGCTTAAAGTGTTGCTAAAGCCTTTCATTATCTCATTTATATGCAGAATATAAATAATGACTGAATGCATTATTCATAAAAAATTCTTTCAATGCAATGAAAACGTCACCTATTGAGCAACTCATAACAACCCTACGCACTCCATAGAGAACGCGTAGATGAACAATAATTACTCACTGGACACTTTAAAGAGGCTTCTAATCTCTTTGGAGCACTTCTAATTTGGTTATTGTGTCAACTGTGGATATatgcattcaattttttttcgggATGAAGTGGTCCACACTTACTAGCATCACTTTGTATCGTGTCTGCAAATACTTAGTCACTATCGGTGCTTtgttgaattgttttttttttctattctttcttAACTAATTTCCCACTTCCATCAATGTTTCAAAGTTTTCGAGCAACTATTCTACAGGAGAATATCCCTTATTGCTTACAGATTGTCGGATTTCAAATCTAAGAATTAATATGAGGCCAATTCAGATTGGCAGTTAGGTTTTTTTCACCAAGCAATATAGAAATTTGGAACATAACCCGCTAGCCTAACCCTTGCACAGCCTTTGAAAACACGTTAGGTTCCGCGATTAGTAGCCAATATATTTTATCAATGTGTTTTCTTTTGGTTCCCTAGTATATCATACGTTGGTTATCATTACGATTTCTTTGCGTATTATTTTCTTTGCCTAATGCCAGTCGGTCGTATgtgaaaataaacaaaagcgTTATAACTCTGTCCTGCTGCTTGATCCCAGTCGCACGTCAAAATCTCTTTCTACAGCCATGTAGCGCCAATTTTGGGAATTTATTAACCCCCGGATTATTTATAACAATGCCCGCGCTTACAGCCCCATTCTGAAATGAATGAGAAATTCATTCAACAAAGAACTTTTCAAGTTATCACCTAAATAATCAAAATTTCATAATTTCTAGCATTAGTTCGGAATGTCTCGTTTTCCCTAACTCCAACGGGATATTTTTTTTCTAACTGTCGAGGCAACAATACACCATCACATATCCTATTTgacatatagtatggtggagctgccataaaaagaatgtaaaccaataagctcctgcctgcaccactatcCTATTTGACAGGGAGAATCCTATTGTTGATAGTGGTAAACACGTCAGCTATTTTTCGTCGTTCACACTTATCCGATCATATGATCACGGAAATACGCCAGCTGATACGCAGAGTTCTATAAGTTTGAGATGCAAAAATTTTTTCACACAGCTCTGATTCCACGGCACACGTTTCGCATGCGGCAAGTACCGGCCCGCGCTCACAACATCATGTATGGGTAATTCGTGCAAATCACAACTGATCTGCAGCTGTGATGTTCTCAAAAACATCGACTAGAAAAAGAAGACAACTACAGCTGTTTTTAAAACAAGCCGTTCAAAAGCTTCCAAAGGAGTTGGTAGCAGATTCAACGTTACCGAATAATTGAAGGGATTTTTATCGATTCTATAGAAACGATGGGAGCTAGGTGAACTACCACTCCCAGAGTAAATCGCTTAGTTTTCAGATATTTCCCGTTTTTTTCTTTAGAATCATTACATTTTATGTATGAAATGCCTACCTACCTCTGTGTTGCATGATTTGTTAGAAGAGTTCACATTTACCTCAAGCATGTTAGGTTTTGCTCCTTGAGCCAAATTTCAGCATTTGCCGTTATCCTTCGTGCAATCCCTAATTGTTCAAGCGaagtatttttgtttttcaatgaaCACCCAAGTCTCCGGTCTTATTTTGGTCTTTATTGCCTTCACATTTAGTGGCCTTGCTCAGTATTTAAAACATAAGCTGCTTCTTCTCTTGCATTTTCAGTTCCGCAACTGAAGCGTCTAAGCGTCACTGCGATAAGCCCAACAGAGCTGAAAGCTCAGTGGAACACCCAGTGGAACGACAACATAGTGTTCACCGTTTGTTCCGAAGAAACATCGTGCAAGAAGGAAATTGTTCCGGGCGAAGACATTGAGCACACCTTCAGTGGACTTGAGCCTAGCACCTTCTATGTCGTCAGCGCTCAGGCAGCAGCTACTGTCAACAACAAAACATGCAAGGGTGATATTCAGAAGAGGAGTGCTACCACACTTCCTATAGGTGAGCTGTATGTCAGGAAGCAGTGTTTCCCTTTCGAGTTTCTTTTGTATACAGAGGATGAATTGTAACGCCAAGAACAAACGTGttctatattttatttttcccGAAGTCTTCAACTATAGCCTTCGCGCTGCTTTCGTAGAGATCGTAGGACACTAGAGCCGTGCCATTCTAGGTTTAGTGGCGCGACAGACTAAATATCTCGCTTAAAATTTAATGAAAAATTTCCTGTACCTTGGAAACTCATCAACGTTGCCTCCTAGAAAAATGTATAACCTATTGTGTGCTTGGTTGCACACCCCCATAAGAGATTTAAAGGAATAATGAAACGTTTTTGATGGTCATATTGGAATGCGTAATATTGGTAGAGGTGTCTTCGTCAGTATTCGACTGAAATTTAGATGCTCTGTCTAGAATCAATAGTTTATAAATAATTTGAAAAAATTGCTGCTCGCACCACACCACCTTTTATAAGCCATCTGTCCCAACTGCAACCTCTAGCGGGGATTCTTACCAAGTTACTTAGCCGGGTTGGGGCGCTGTACCGACCTGCTTAACTTTTTTTTGCGGCATATAATGTGTATAACTCGAAGAGAAGCGGGAGGAGCAGCATCTTCTTTAATATCTGACATCTTCTTTGCTAATGACGCTAACTCAAGTATTTGTTGCTTCGCAGTCACGAGTGATGGAACACCGATCACTCGAGCACTTTTCCTACCCGTTGTAAACGCCGCTTCATTGTCACGCCGATGATTTTGTTTTATAATTTGAAGGCATTTTTGCCTTGCTAATTCTTCAAGTTAAATCCATGTGGAACGCTCATAGCGGGAAGAACTGCACTCTAATGTCAATTATTAATCTAGTCAATGCTTTTTACAGAATATTCTACCGGCTTGAGCGTCGAAGTTGTCAGCAACTACCGAATTCACATCAGAATAGGACGCAATGAAAGAAGAGCACATTGAAGGGTTTTCGGTCCACATTTTCATGGCACTTGCATCAACCTGTATCAACCAGACGACTCCTCTAGTGTACAGCGAATTCAAATATCAAATGTCTGATTATTATAGCAATTATCACGTAAATGTAGCTGCTCATAAAGGTGAAAGCAGCTCCATGGTGTCCAGCTACCCAGCTCAAGTGAACTTAACATCACACCCCAAGAACGAGTAGCCGATAATAGAGATATTGATGTTTGGCAACAATGATTGCGGGGTTATCATTAAAGAACTGTCCTATGCTTTTCTTCTACTTATTGTTCCCGACCTGGAAGGTCTTACCTTCACTGCCACAAGGCCGAGAGCGCTGAAGGCGCTGTGAGCAGTAAGTGGAGGATGAACTTACGATTGAACCCTTTCTCTGGGCATGAAACGCACTTGAACGAGTTTGCTACGGGGCAAAACCTAGAGCACACGTTTACCGAGGTTAAGGCCAGGGCTCTCAGGCAGAAACTGCACTAAACAAGCGAACATGCAAGGGACAAGCGCACAAGGAAAGTGCCACCGCATGACCCCTACGTGAGTAATATTGTAAGACGAAAACATGCCAATTTTGGCGCGCGTGTAATTAGCAGTACTGAACTCCGCACTATTTTTCAGCTAACAGCCGGTTGAGTAGATTTCAATTGCTCCCGGGAAACTAGCTCTTTGTCCACCTTGGGCAAATTATCGCGTGCGTCAGCATCTGGTTGCAGCGCACGCATATGGGAGGAATGGGCTCCGTAGTTGGGAAGCAAACTACGTGAAGTATCAAGAGCAGCGGGAGACTGCAGAATCAAAATCCTGATCTCATGCATGCACACAACAATATACACCAGACCCGCCATACACTCTTCCACACTTCGTGGGGATGTGGcgccaaaccaaacactctacagGCGGAAAgcacgtcttttgagcggtgggaggcgctgctgagcAGAGATAACCCGGAGAACCAACTGGCCCTAATACAACTTGTTCGCAggacagctcaagccagtggagctcTGGAATGATGACAACACCAACACGCTCACGCAACTCTTcgttttaataaagtttttcatccTCATCCTCCTCCTGATCGCGGTCAAGattatgtaattttttttttaaatgggccTTTTCAGTTAGAAGAGAGCTGTTTGCGGCAgagcattgtcagcggcgtagtacAAACGTCACCACTGGCTCGCACTTTTTGAAATGCGCTCACCGCTTTGGTCTCTTCGCTTTGAAACATAGTTGCTTGAATGAACGTACGCAAGTATAAAACACatggagaaaaaataaaacaccgGCGCTTTACGACAAGGTAAAATTTTACGTGCATTACGGCTGCACCTTAGGAGCAATTACAATGACTAGACGCAATTATTCTTGTAGCCGTTCAATTAAAAGCAAAAAAGCTGCAATGGCACGTAGTCCTCACCTGGAAAAAGGAGGCGTTTTCCTGCAAATGCTGTAAACACCGGACCATCGACGCTGTGACTGGATTACCAATTCGCAGTTTCTGCA
The genomic region above belongs to Amblyomma americanum isolate KBUSLIRL-KWMA chromosome 9, ASM5285725v1, whole genome shotgun sequence and contains:
- the LOC144103670 gene encoding uncharacterized protein LOC144103670 encodes the protein MAKAKFRGPHRVGHDPPTNLIASVFCNNTLAASWEYGVEKLLNIDGFCVTLCHKDGSNCLNSTIRVPYIGLTYQILEYSTSYQAKVFAFFDNGFFKTYSKPAQVAFTAYPKIPQLKRLSVTAISPTELKAQWNTQWNDNIVFTVCSEETSCKKEIVPGEDIEHTFSGLEPSTFYVVSAQAAATVNNKTCKGDIQKRSATTLPIEYSTGLSVEVVSNYRIHIRIGRNERRAH